The following proteins come from a genomic window of Pseudomonas putida:
- the lptC gene encoding LPS export ABC transporter periplasmic protein LptC, which yields MFSKKARTIALLAVITALLAAVGYWNVSPESFLDKPVAKVDESAIDYYAINAHSVQFLPDGKLQYEMTADKVEHLKASEITLLTTPDLHMYRGTEYPWHVQSTRAEVNPDGTEVELIDNVRIARTDEKQRETIITSSRMTVFPQKQYAQTEQAVRIDGAGGTTTGKGMKAYLKESRMDLLSNVRGQYEAR from the coding sequence ATGTTCAGCAAGAAAGCCCGCACTATTGCGCTGCTAGCAGTGATTACCGCCCTGCTGGCGGCGGTCGGCTACTGGAATGTCAGCCCGGAAAGCTTCCTCGACAAGCCGGTGGCCAAGGTAGACGAAAGCGCCATCGACTACTATGCGATCAACGCCCACAGTGTGCAGTTCCTGCCTGACGGCAAGCTGCAGTACGAAATGACCGCCGACAAGGTCGAGCATCTCAAGGCCAGCGAAATCACGTTGCTGACTACGCCGGATCTGCACATGTACCGCGGCACCGAATACCCGTGGCACGTGCAGAGCACCCGTGCCGAGGTCAATCCGGACGGCACCGAGGTCGAACTGATCGACAACGTACGGATTGCGCGCACCGACGAAAAGCAGCGTGAAACCATCATTACCAGTTCACGCATGACCGTGTTCCCGCAGAAGCAATATGCGCAGACCGAGCAAGCCGTTAGAATCGACGGCGCCGGTGGCACAACTACGGGCAAAGGAATGAAAGCGTATTTGAAAGAAAGCAGGATGGACCTGCTCTCTAACGTAAGAGGACAGTATGAGGCTCGTTAA
- a CDS encoding HAD hydrolase family protein has product MNQDLMQRGKAVKLAVFDVDGVLTDGRLYFLEDGSEFKTFNTLDGQGIKMLMASGVTTAIISGRKTPVVERRAKNLGIPHLYQGREDKVVVLDGLLAELGLSYDQVAYLGDDLPDLPVIRRVALGMAVANAAPFVRQHAHGVTQARGGEGAAREFCELIMQAQGTLDAANANYL; this is encoded by the coding sequence ATGAATCAGGACCTCATGCAACGGGGCAAAGCCGTCAAGCTGGCAGTGTTCGATGTGGATGGCGTGCTCACCGACGGGCGCCTGTACTTCCTCGAAGACGGCAGTGAGTTCAAGACCTTCAACACCCTCGACGGCCAGGGCATCAAGATGCTCATGGCCTCGGGCGTGACCACCGCGATCATCAGCGGGCGCAAAACCCCTGTGGTCGAGCGCCGGGCGAAGAACCTCGGCATCCCGCACCTGTACCAGGGCCGCGAGGACAAAGTGGTCGTGCTTGACGGCCTGCTTGCGGAGCTGGGCCTGAGCTATGATCAAGTAGCCTACCTGGGCGATGACCTGCCCGACCTGCCGGTCATTCGCCGGGTGGCATTGGGCATGGCCGTGGCCAACGCCGCACCGTTTGTTCGCCAGCACGCCCACGGCGTGACCCAGGCACGCGGTGGCGAAGGCGCAGCCCGTGAATTCTGCGAACTGATCATGCAGGCCCAGGGCACCCTGGACGCTGCCAACGCCAATTACCTGTAA
- a CDS encoding KpsF/GutQ family sugar-phosphate isomerase, whose product MSQSSELIQSAQRTLRLELEAVEALLARIDDNFVKACELILTSKGRVVVVGMGKSGHIGNKIAATLASTGTPAFFVHPAEASHGDMGMITRDDVILALSNSGSTAEIVTLLPLIKRLGIKLVSLTGNPDSPLAQAAEVNLDARVEQEACPLNLAPTSSTTASLVLGDCLAIALLEARGFTAEDFAFSHPGGALGRRLLLKVENVMHSGNELPQVARGTLLKEALLEMSRKGLGMTVIVEADGTLAGVFTDGDLRRSLDRNIDIHTTLIDQVMTVHGKTARAEMLAAEALKIMEDHKIGALVVVDREGRPTGALNMHDLLRAGVM is encoded by the coding sequence ATGAGCCAATCCAGCGAGCTGATCCAATCCGCCCAACGCACCCTGCGCCTGGAACTCGAGGCCGTAGAGGCCCTTTTGGCGCGCATCGACGACAATTTCGTCAAAGCCTGCGAACTGATTCTGACCAGCAAGGGCCGGGTCGTCGTGGTCGGCATGGGCAAGTCCGGGCACATCGGCAACAAGATCGCCGCCACCTTGGCCAGCACCGGTACGCCAGCGTTTTTCGTCCACCCGGCCGAAGCCAGCCATGGCGACATGGGCATGATCACGCGCGATGATGTCATCCTTGCCTTGTCCAATTCCGGCAGCACAGCCGAAATCGTCACCCTGCTGCCGTTGATCAAACGCCTGGGCATCAAGCTGGTCAGCCTGACCGGCAACCCGGACTCGCCCCTGGCCCAGGCCGCCGAGGTCAACCTCGACGCCCGCGTCGAGCAAGAGGCCTGCCCGCTGAACCTCGCCCCCACCTCCTCCACCACGGCATCGCTGGTGCTGGGTGACTGCCTGGCCATCGCCCTGCTCGAGGCCCGCGGCTTCACCGCTGAAGACTTTGCCTTCTCGCACCCGGGTGGTGCACTGGGCCGCCGCCTTTTGCTCAAGGTCGAGAACGTGATGCACAGCGGCAACGAGTTGCCCCAGGTTGCCCGCGGCACCCTGCTCAAAGAGGCACTGCTCGAAATGTCCCGTAAGGGCCTGGGCATGACCGTGATCGTCGAAGCCGACGGCACGCTGGCCGGGGTATTCACAGACGGCGACCTGCGCCGCAGCCTGGACCGCAACATCGACATACACACCACTCTGATCGACCAGGTGATGACCGTGCACGGAAAAACGGCCCGCGCCGAAATGCTCGCTGCCGAAGCCCTGAAGATCATGGAAGACCACAAGATCGGCGCGCTGGTGGTGGTAGACCGCGAGGGCCGCCCGACCGGCGCCCTGAACATGCACGACCTGCTGCGCGCCGGTGTAATGTAA
- a CDS encoding ATP-binding cassette domain-containing protein, whose amino-acid sequence MSVDSAYAVELKGVTFKRGSRSIFSNVDIRIPRGKVTGIMGPSGCGKTTLLRLMGAQLRPSSGEVWVAGQNLPTLSRSDLFDARKQMGVLFQSGALFTDLDVFENVAFPLRVHTQLSDEMIRDIVLMKLQAVGLRGAIDLMPDELSGGMKRRVALARAIALDPQILMYDEPFVGQDPIAMGVLVRLIRLLNDALGITSIVVSHDLAETASIADYIYVVGDGQVLGQGTPDELMGSDNPRIRQFMKGDPDGPVPFHFPAPDYRADLLGAR is encoded by the coding sequence ATGAGTGTGGATAGCGCCTACGCGGTCGAGTTGAAGGGTGTAACCTTCAAACGTGGTTCGCGCAGCATTTTCAGCAACGTCGACATCCGCATCCCGCGCGGCAAGGTCACCGGCATCATGGGACCATCGGGTTGCGGCAAGACCACGTTGCTCCGCCTGATGGGTGCGCAACTGCGTCCCTCCAGCGGTGAAGTATGGGTGGCCGGCCAGAACCTGCCGACGCTGTCGCGCAGCGACCTGTTCGACGCCCGCAAGCAGATGGGCGTGCTGTTCCAGAGCGGCGCGTTGTTCACCGACCTCGATGTGTTCGAGAACGTCGCGTTCCCGCTGCGCGTGCATACTCAGCTGTCGGACGAAATGATCCGTGACATCGTGCTGATGAAGCTGCAGGCCGTGGGGCTGCGCGGTGCCATCGACCTGATGCCCGATGAGCTGTCCGGTGGCATGAAGCGCCGCGTGGCGCTGGCCCGGGCGATTGCCCTGGACCCGCAGATCCTCATGTACGACGAACCGTTCGTCGGCCAGGACCCGATCGCCATGGGGGTACTGGTGCGCCTGATTCGCCTGCTCAACGATGCCCTGGGCATCACCAGCATCGTGGTTTCCCATGACCTGGCAGAAACCGCCAGCATCGCCGATTACATCTACGTGGTAGGTGACGGCCAGGTGCTGGGCCAGGGGACGCCTGATGAGCTGATGGGCTCGGACAATCCACGGATCCGCCAATTCATGAAAGGCGACCCGGATGGCCCGGTTCCCTTCCACTTTCCCGCGCCTGATTACCGCGCCGACCTGCTGGGGGCGCGTTGA
- the mlaE gene encoding lipid asymmetry maintenance ABC transporter permease subunit MlaE produces MRRKSLLERVRLLGRSAIDVLAVLGRSCLFLFHALVGRGGIGGGFQLLTKQLYSVGVLSLAIVVVSGVFIGMVLALQGYSILTKYGSEQAVGQMVALTLLRELGPVVTALLFAGRAGSALTAEIGNMKSTEQLSSLEMIGVDPLKYIVAPRLWAGFISLPLLALIFSVVGIWGGSWVAVDWLGVYEGSFWANMQNSVSFTDDVLNGLVKSLVFAFVSTWIAVFQGYDCEPTSEGISRATTKTVVYASLAVLGLDFILTALMFGDF; encoded by the coding sequence ATGCGCAGAAAATCCTTACTCGAACGTGTCCGCCTGCTGGGCCGGTCGGCAATCGACGTGCTGGCCGTGCTCGGGCGTTCGTGCCTGTTCCTGTTCCATGCGCTGGTCGGTCGCGGCGGCATTGGCGGCGGCTTCCAGCTGCTGACCAAGCAGTTGTACTCGGTGGGCGTGCTGTCACTGGCGATCGTCGTCGTGTCCGGGGTGTTCATCGGCATGGTGCTGGCGCTGCAGGGTTACAGCATTCTGACCAAGTACGGCTCGGAGCAGGCGGTAGGGCAAATGGTCGCCCTGACCCTGCTGCGTGAACTTGGCCCGGTGGTAACGGCGTTGCTGTTTGCCGGTCGTGCCGGATCCGCGCTGACCGCCGAAATCGGCAACATGAAGTCCACCGAGCAGTTGTCGAGCCTGGAAATGATCGGTGTCGATCCGCTCAAGTACATCGTTGCTCCACGCCTGTGGGCAGGTTTCATCTCGCTGCCGCTGCTGGCGCTGATCTTCAGCGTGGTCGGTATCTGGGGTGGCTCGTGGGTGGCGGTGGATTGGCTGGGCGTCTACGAGGGTTCGTTCTGGGCCAACATGCAGAACAGTGTTTCGTTCACTGACGACGTGCTCAACGGGCTGGTCAAGAGCCTGGTATTTGCTTTCGTCTCGACCTGGATCGCCGTATTCCAGGGGTACGACTGTGAGCCCACTTCAGAAGGGATCAGTCGTGCAACCACCAAGACCGTGGTCTATGCCTCGTTGGCAGTGCTGGGTCTGGACTTTATTCTGACCGCCTTGATGTTTGGAGATTTCTGA
- the mlaD gene encoding outer membrane lipid asymmetry maintenance protein MlaD, whose amino-acid sequence MQNRTLEIGVGLFLLAGILALLLLALRVSGLSASPTTDTYKVYAYFDNIAGLTVRAKVTMAGVTIGKVTAIDLDRDSYTGRVTLQLDKSVDNLPTDSTASILTAGLLGEKYIGISVGGEDDVLKDGSTIHDTQSALVLEDLIGKFLLNSVGKEPKEAQPAN is encoded by the coding sequence ATGCAAAACCGCACCCTGGAAATCGGTGTCGGCCTGTTCCTCCTGGCCGGGATCCTGGCGCTGCTGCTGCTGGCCCTGCGTGTCAGCGGGCTGTCGGCCAGCCCGACCACTGATACCTATAAAGTTTATGCGTACTTCGACAATATCGCCGGTTTGACGGTCAGAGCTAAAGTGACCATGGCCGGTGTGACCATCGGCAAGGTCACCGCCATCGATCTGGACCGTGATTCCTACACCGGTCGGGTGACGTTGCAGCTGGACAAGTCGGTCGATAACCTGCCGACCGACTCCACTGCCTCGATCCTGACCGCCGGTTTGCTTGGTGAGAAGTACATCGGCATCAGCGTGGGCGGTGAAGACGATGTCCTCAAGGATGGTTCAACCATCCATGACACTCAGTCGGCACTGGTGCTGGAGGATCTGATTGGCAAGTTCCTGCTCAACTCTGTTGGCAAGGAACCGAAAGAAGCGCAACCGGCTAATTAA
- a CDS encoding toluene tolerance protein, with translation MISILRRGLLVLLAAFPLLALAAQTPHEVVQGTTNELLGDLKANKEQYKSNPNAFYDSLNRILGPVVDADGISRSIMTVKYSRKATPEQMQRFQENFKRSLMQFYGNALLEYNNQGITVDPAKADDGKRASVGMKVTGNNGAVYPVQYTLENIGGEWKVRNVIVNGINIGKLFRDQFADAMQRNGNDLDKTIDGWAGEVAKAKQTADNSPEKSVK, from the coding sequence ATGATTTCGATCCTGCGACGTGGCCTGCTAGTGCTACTGGCGGCCTTCCCCCTGCTGGCCCTGGCTGCGCAGACACCGCACGAAGTGGTTCAGGGCACCACCAATGAACTGCTCGGCGACCTCAAGGCCAACAAGGAGCAGTACAAGTCCAACCCCAACGCCTTCTATGACTCGCTCAACCGCATTCTTGGCCCGGTGGTGGATGCTGACGGTATCTCGCGCAGCATCATGACCGTGAAGTACTCGCGCAAGGCGACCCCGGAGCAGATGCAGCGCTTCCAGGAGAACTTCAAGCGCAGCCTGATGCAGTTCTATGGCAATGCCTTGCTTGAGTACAACAACCAGGGCATCACCGTCGACCCGGCTAAGGCCGATGACGGCAAGCGCGCCAGCGTCGGCATGAAGGTCACCGGCAACAACGGTGCCGTGTACCCCGTGCAGTACACCCTGGAGAACATTGGTGGCGAGTGGAAGGTGCGTAACGTGATCGTCAACGGCATCAACATCGGCAAGCTGTTCCGTGACCAGTTCGCCGATGCCATGCAGCGCAACGGCAACGACCTGGACAAGACCATCGACGGCTGGGCCGGCGAAGTGGCCAAGGCCAAGCAGACTGCTGACAACTCGCCAGAGAAGAGCGTCAAATGA
- a CDS encoding STAS domain-containing protein, translating to MSEAAVSMAEPGVLRLAGVLDYRSGPALRKQGKVLIDGSREPRLVLDCSAVEKSSSVGLSLLLAYIRDAQATGKACEVRSMPDDMREIAEVYDLDEVLAS from the coding sequence ATGAGCGAGGCTGCTGTAAGCATGGCCGAGCCGGGCGTGCTGCGTCTGGCTGGCGTGCTGGATTACCGCAGCGGCCCGGCCTTGCGCAAGCAGGGCAAGGTGCTGATCGATGGCTCGCGCGAGCCGCGACTGGTGCTTGATTGCTCGGCTGTCGAGAAGTCGTCGAGTGTCGGCCTGTCGCTGTTGCTTGCGTACATTCGTGATGCTCAGGCCACCGGCAAGGCGTGCGAGGTGCGTAGCATGCCCGACGACATGCGGGAAATTGCCGAGGTCTATGATCTCGATGAAGTGCTGGCAAGCTAG
- a CDS encoding BolA/IbaG family iron-sulfur metabolism protein yields MQAVEVKSFLEEKLPGSRVEVEGEGCNFQLNVISDELAGLSPVKRQQAIYAHLNPWIANGSIHAVTMKFFSSAAWAERT; encoded by the coding sequence ATGCAGGCCGTAGAAGTTAAGAGCTTCCTTGAAGAGAAATTGCCGGGTTCCCGGGTCGAAGTTGAAGGCGAAGGCTGCAACTTCCAGTTGAACGTGATCAGCGACGAGTTGGCTGGCCTGAGTCCGGTCAAACGCCAGCAGGCGATCTATGCTCACCTGAATCCGTGGATCGCCAATGGCAGCATCCATGCGGTAACCATGAAATTTTTCAGCAGCGCAGCCTGGGCTGAGCGCACCTGA
- the murA gene encoding UDP-N-acetylglucosamine 1-carboxyvinyltransferase: protein MDKLIITGGARLDGEIRISGAKNAALPILAATLLADGPVTVGNLPHLHDITTMIELFGRMGIEPVIDEKLSVEIDPRTIKTLVAPYELVKTMRASILVLGPMVARFGEAEVALPGGCAIGSRPVDLHIRGLEAMGAKIEVEGGYIKAKAPEGGLRGAHFFFDTVSVTGTENIMMAAALAKGRSVLQNAAREPEVVDLANFINAMGGNIQGAGTDTITIDGVERLDSANYRVMPDRIETGTYLVAAAVTGGRVKVKDTDPTILEAVLEKLKEAGADINTGEDWIELDMHGKRPKAVNLRTAPYPAFPTDMQAQFISLNAIAEGTGAVIETIFENRFMHVYEMHRMGAQIQVEGNTAIVTGVKALKGAPVMATDLRASASLVLSALVAEGDTLIDRIYHIDRGYECIEEKLQMLGAKIRRVPG, encoded by the coding sequence ATGGACAAACTGATTATTACTGGCGGCGCTCGCCTTGACGGCGAGATCCGCATTTCGGGCGCGAAAAACGCAGCCCTGCCGATTCTGGCAGCGACCCTGCTGGCCGATGGCCCGGTCACCGTGGGCAACCTGCCGCACCTGCACGACATCACCACCATGATCGAGCTGTTCGGGCGCATGGGCATCGAGCCTGTAATCGACGAAAAGCTGTCGGTGGAAATCGATCCACGCACCATCAAGACCTTGGTCGCGCCGTATGAGCTGGTGAAGACCATGCGCGCTTCGATCCTGGTGCTGGGCCCGATGGTTGCCCGTTTCGGCGAAGCCGAAGTGGCTTTGCCTGGCGGTTGCGCCATTGGCTCGCGCCCGGTCGATCTGCACATCCGTGGCCTTGAGGCCATGGGGGCGAAGATCGAAGTGGAAGGCGGCTACATCAAGGCCAAGGCGCCTGAAGGCGGCCTGCGTGGCGCGCACTTCTTCTTCGACACCGTCAGCGTGACCGGTACCGAGAACATCATGATGGCCGCTGCCTTGGCCAAGGGCCGCAGCGTGTTGCAGAACGCCGCGCGTGAGCCTGAAGTGGTCGACCTGGCCAACTTCATCAACGCCATGGGCGGGAACATTCAGGGCGCAGGTACCGATACCATCACCATCGATGGTGTCGAACGACTGGATTCGGCCAACTACCGCGTGATGCCGGACCGCATCGAGACCGGTACCTACCTGGTCGCCGCTGCCGTGACCGGTGGCCGCGTCAAGGTCAAGGACACCGACCCCACCATCCTTGAGGCCGTACTGGAAAAACTCAAGGAAGCGGGTGCCGACATCAATACCGGCGAAGACTGGATCGAACTGGACATGCATGGCAAGCGGCCGAAAGCCGTCAACCTGCGTACCGCCCCGTACCCGGCGTTCCCGACCGACATGCAGGCGCAGTTCATCTCGCTGAATGCCATTGCCGAAGGCACTGGCGCGGTGATCGAGACCATCTTCGAAAACCGCTTCATGCACGTTTACGAAATGCACCGCATGGGCGCTCAGATCCAGGTCGAAGGCAACACCGCCATCGTCACTGGCGTCAAGGCGCTGAAGGGTGCCCCGGTCATGGCCACCGACCTGCGTGCTTCGGCCAGCCTGGTGCTGTCGGCGCTGGTTGCCGAAGGCGATACCCTGATCGATCGCATCTACCACATTGACCGTGGTTACGAGTGCATCGAGGAAAAACTGCAGATGCTCGGCGCGAAAATCCGCCGCGTACCGGGCTAG
- a CDS encoding ATP phosphoribosyltransferase — MLTIALSKGRILDDTLPLLAEAGIVPTENPDKSRKLIIPTTQDDVRLLIVRATDVPTYVEHGAADLGVAGKDVLMEYGGQGLYEPLDLQIAQCKLMTAGVVGAAEPKGRLRVATKFVNVAKRYYAEQGRQVDIIKLYGSMELAPLINLADKIIDVVDTGNTLRANGLEPQELIATISSRLVVNKASMKMQHARIQSLIETLRGAVESRHRG; from the coding sequence ATGTTGACCATCGCGCTTTCCAAAGGCCGTATTCTCGACGATACCTTGCCGTTGCTGGCCGAGGCCGGCATCGTGCCGACCGAAAACCCGGACAAGAGCCGCAAGCTGATCATCCCCACCACGCAGGACGACGTGCGTCTGCTGATCGTGCGTGCCACCGACGTGCCGACCTACGTCGAGCATGGTGCTGCCGACCTGGGTGTGGCCGGCAAGGACGTGTTGATGGAGTACGGCGGCCAGGGTCTGTATGAGCCCCTGGACCTGCAGATTGCCCAATGCAAGCTGATGACCGCGGGCGTAGTCGGCGCAGCCGAGCCCAAGGGGCGCCTGCGCGTGGCCACCAAGTTCGTCAACGTAGCCAAGCGTTACTACGCGGAGCAAGGTCGCCAGGTCGACATCATCAAGCTGTATGGCTCGATGGAGCTGGCACCGCTGATCAACCTTGCCGACAAGATCATCGACGTGGTCGACACCGGTAACACCCTGCGTGCCAACGGCCTGGAACCCCAGGAACTGATCGCCACGATCAGCTCGCGCCTGGTGGTCAACAAAGCCTCCATGAAAATGCAGCACGCCCGCATCCAGAGCCTGATCGAGACGCTGCGCGGAGCGGTCGAATCGCGACACCGCGGCTAA
- the hisD gene encoding histidinol dehydrogenase: protein MTVSTAIARLNAADPDFARHLDHLLSWESVSDDAVNQRVLDIIKAVRERGDAALVEFTQRFDGVDAKSIDDLILNRARLELALTRITPVQREALEKAANRVRIYHERQKQDSWQYTEADGTVLGQKVTPLDRAGLYVPGGKASYPSSVLMNAIPAKVAGVAEVVMVVPTPRGEVNELVLAAACIAGVDRVFTVGGAQAVAALAYGTESVPQVDKIVGPGNIYVATAKRHVFGQVGIDMIAGPSEILVVCDGQTDPDWIAMDLFSQAEHDEDAQAILVSPDAAFLDRVAASIDKLMPTMERADIIEKSINGRGALIQVRDMQQAMEVANRIAPEHLELSVADPQAWLPHIRHAGAIFMGRHTSEALGDYCAGPNHVLPTSGTARFSSPLGVYDFQKRSSIIFCSEQGASELGHTASVLARGESLTAHARSAEYRILTQDKGN from the coding sequence ATGACCGTGTCCACTGCAATTGCCCGTCTCAACGCTGCTGATCCGGATTTCGCCCGACATCTGGATCATCTGCTGAGCTGGGAAAGTGTGTCCGATGACGCGGTCAATCAGCGCGTGCTCGACATCATCAAGGCCGTGCGTGAACGCGGTGATGCGGCGCTGGTGGAATTCACCCAGCGCTTCGATGGTGTTGACGCCAAGTCGATTGACGACCTGATCCTCAATCGCGCGCGCCTGGAACTGGCGCTGACCCGTATCACTCCGGTCCAGCGCGAAGCCCTGGAAAAGGCCGCCAACCGTGTGCGCATCTATCACGAGCGGCAGAAGCAGGATTCCTGGCAGTACACCGAGGCCGACGGCACCGTGCTCGGCCAGAAGGTCACCCCGTTGGACCGCGCTGGCCTGTATGTGCCGGGCGGCAAGGCGTCGTATCCGTCGTCGGTGCTGATGAACGCCATCCCGGCCAAGGTTGCCGGCGTGGCTGAAGTGGTGATGGTGGTACCGACCCCACGGGGTGAGGTCAACGAGCTGGTGCTGGCGGCTGCCTGCATCGCCGGTGTCGACCGGGTGTTCACCGTCGGTGGTGCCCAGGCCGTGGCTGCGCTGGCCTACGGCACTGAAAGCGTGCCGCAGGTGGACAAGATCGTCGGCCCGGGCAACATCTACGTTGCCACCGCCAAACGCCACGTGTTCGGCCAGGTAGGCATCGACATGATCGCCGGCCCCTCGGAAATTCTCGTGGTGTGCGACGGCCAGACCGACCCGGACTGGATCGCCATGGACCTGTTCTCCCAGGCCGAGCACGACGAAGACGCCCAGGCCATTCTGGTCAGCCCGGATGCCGCCTTCCTCGATCGCGTGGCTGCCAGCATCGACAAGCTGATGCCAACCATGGAACGTGCCGATATCATCGAAAAGTCGATCAACGGCCGTGGTGCGCTGATTCAGGTGCGAGATATGCAGCAGGCCATGGAAGTGGCCAACCGCATCGCACCGGAACACCTGGAGCTGTCGGTGGCCGACCCGCAAGCCTGGCTGCCACACATTCGCCACGCTGGCGCGATCTTCATGGGCCGCCACACCAGCGAAGCGCTGGGCGATTACTGCGCTGGCCCTAACCACGTGCTGCCCACTTCAGGTACCGCGCGTTTTTCGTCGCCGCTGGGGGTGTATGACTTCCAGAAGCGTTCGTCGATCATCTTCTGCTCCGAGCAGGGCGCGTCCGAGCTGGGTCACACTGCCTCGGTCCTTGCCCGAGGCGAGTCGCTCACTGCCCACGCCCGTAGTGCCGAATACCGTATCCTGACCCAAGACAAGGGGAACTGA
- a CDS encoding histidinol-phosphate transaminase: MSRFWSPFVKDLVPYVPGEQPKLARLVKLNTNENPYGPSPKALEAMRGELNDNLRLYPDPNGDRLKQAVAEYYGVTPAQVFVGNGSDEVLAHIFHGLFQHDTPLLFPDISYSFYPVYCGLYGIAFEQVALDEQFQIRIEDYKKPNAGIIFPNPNAPTGCLMSLQVVEQLLQANRDSVVVVDEAYIDFGGETAISLVDRYDNLLVTQTLSKSRSLAGLRVGLAVGHPDLIEALERIKNSFNSYPLDRAAIVGAAVAFEDREYFEETCRKVIDSREALVGQLQAKGFEVLPSAANFIFARHPQQDAGELAARLREQGVIVRHFKQPRIAQFLRITIGTPEMNQALLDALS, encoded by the coding sequence ATGAGTCGATTCTGGAGCCCCTTCGTCAAGGACCTGGTGCCTTATGTGCCGGGCGAGCAACCCAAGCTGGCGCGCCTGGTCAAGCTGAACACCAACGAAAACCCCTATGGCCCATCGCCCAAGGCGCTGGAGGCCATGCGCGGCGAACTTAACGATAACCTGCGCCTGTACCCCGACCCGAACGGTGACCGCCTCAAGCAAGCAGTGGCCGAGTACTACGGCGTGACCCCGGCGCAAGTGTTTGTCGGCAACGGCTCGGACGAGGTGCTGGCGCACATCTTCCACGGCCTGTTCCAGCACGATACGCCCCTGCTGTTCCCGGACATCAGCTACAGCTTCTACCCGGTCTACTGCGGCCTTTACGGCATTGCCTTCGAACAGGTGGCGCTGGATGAGCAGTTCCAGATCCGCATCGAGGACTACAAAAAGCCCAACGCGGGCATCATCTTCCCCAACCCCAATGCGCCGACCGGTTGCCTGATGTCGTTGCAGGTGGTGGAGCAGTTGCTGCAGGCCAACCGTGATTCGGTGGTGGTGGTGGATGAGGCCTACATCGATTTCGGTGGTGAAACGGCGATCAGCCTGGTGGACCGCTACGATAACCTGCTGGTTACCCAGACGCTGTCGAAGTCGCGCTCGTTGGCGGGTCTGCGAGTTGGCCTGGCAGTGGGGCACCCGGACCTGATCGAGGCGCTGGAGCGGATCAAGAACAGCTTCAACTCCTATCCGCTGGACCGTGCAGCTATCGTCGGTGCGGCGGTGGCGTTCGAAGATCGAGAGTACTTCGAGGAAACCTGCCGCAAGGTGATAGACAGCCGCGAGGCGCTGGTCGGGCAACTGCAGGCCAAGGGCTTTGAGGTACTGCCGTCGGCTGCCAACTTCATCTTCGCCCGTCACCCGCAGCAGGATGCCGGCGAGCTGGCGGCACGCTTGCGCGAGCAGGGCGTGATCGTGCGCCACTTCAAGCAGCCGCGTATTGCCCAGTTCCTGCGGATCACCATCGGTACGCCGGAAATGAACCAGGCACTGCTGGATGCGTTGAGCTGA
- a CDS encoding FCD domain-containing protein has product MNTELSKRSLVELAVERMRECIVQGDWQVGQRLPTEPELALQLGISRNTVREAMRVLAFSGLVEIRQGDGSYLRTAQDPLQAVRAMSRCTPEQARETRHILEVEAIGLAALRRTDADLQALRDALEGSAGHFHGDVDAYVACDLVFHQRLVDAAHNPALSELYRYFSGVVAAALQHSLATVPRCQATFDLHGQILEAIERRDVERAKCLSRTLIES; this is encoded by the coding sequence ATGAATACCGAGCTGAGCAAGCGCTCCCTGGTGGAGTTGGCTGTAGAGCGCATGCGCGAATGCATCGTGCAGGGCGATTGGCAGGTCGGCCAGCGCCTGCCTACCGAGCCAGAGCTTGCCTTGCAATTGGGCATTAGCCGCAACACCGTGCGTGAGGCCATGCGCGTGCTGGCGTTCAGTGGCCTGGTGGAAATTCGCCAGGGCGACGGCAGCTACCTGCGCACTGCCCAGGACCCGCTGCAGGCGGTGCGCGCGATGTCCCGATGTACGCCCGAGCAGGCCCGGGAAACACGCCATATCCTCGAGGTGGAGGCCATCGGCCTGGCGGCTCTGCGCCGTACCGATGCTGACCTGCAAGCGCTACGGGATGCCCTTGAAGGCAGTGCCGGGCACTTTCACGGCGATGTCGATGCCTATGTGGCTTGCGATCTGGTGTTCCACCAGCGGCTGGTGGATGCCGCCCACAACCCGGCATTAAGCGAGTTGTACCGTTACTTTTCCGGTGTCGTGGCTGCCGCGCTGCAACACAGTCTGGCGACCGTTCCGCGCTGCCAGGCCACGTTCGACTTGCATGGGCAGATCCTCGAGGCCATCGAGCGACGTGACGTTGAACGGGCCAAGTGCCTGAGCCGTACCCTCATTGAATCCTGA